One stretch of Pseudoxanthomonas sp. Root65 DNA includes these proteins:
- a CDS encoding UDP-N-acetylmuramoyl-L-alanyl-D-glutamate--2,6-diaminopimelate ligase has translation MALAELLPDVDVPRDIVVRGLTLDSRSVQPGDAFVAIAGFGAHGLNFTAQAKENGASAILFEPPVPEGLEAPRDAIAVPGLRARMGVMADRFHAAPSHDMKMVGVTGTNGKTSTVQLLAQAWHLRGVRCATVGTLGAGMYGEVVPTGFTTPLVLQMHALLAQFRDAGAKAVAMEVSSHALDQGRVDAVHFDVGVFTNLTRDHLDYHGDMERYGAAKSLLFFRTGLKAGVINLDDAYGRELFARLPHGLQRIGVSSRGQADASVRADALRLDGNGIAFDLALGDDVQPVQSRLLGRFNVDNLLAVAGALHALGDTPADIARTLSRLAPIHGRMNRLGGDSDAAGNRRPLVVIDYAHTPDALEQALASLRDHVQGRLFCVFGCGGDRDTGKRPQMAAIAERLADVVLVTDDNPRTEDGDRIVADIMAGFAKPDAILVQRDRAQAIAQAVAQAGPDDIVLVAGKGHEPYQEIHGVKHPFDDTAVARQALEDRR, from the coding sequence ATGGCGCTCGCCGAACTGCTGCCCGACGTGGACGTGCCGCGCGACATCGTCGTGCGCGGCCTGACGCTGGACAGCCGCAGCGTGCAGCCCGGCGATGCCTTCGTCGCGATCGCCGGCTTCGGTGCGCATGGCCTGAACTTCACCGCGCAGGCGAAGGAGAATGGCGCCAGCGCGATCCTGTTCGAGCCGCCGGTGCCGGAAGGGCTGGAAGCGCCACGCGACGCGATCGCGGTGCCCGGCCTGCGCGCACGCATGGGCGTGATGGCGGACCGTTTCCACGCCGCACCGTCGCACGACATGAAGATGGTCGGCGTCACCGGCACCAACGGCAAGACATCCACCGTGCAGTTGCTGGCGCAGGCCTGGCACCTGCGCGGCGTGCGCTGCGCGACCGTCGGTACGCTCGGCGCCGGCATGTATGGCGAAGTGGTGCCCACCGGCTTCACCACACCGCTGGTGTTGCAGATGCACGCGTTGCTGGCGCAGTTCCGCGATGCCGGGGCCAAGGCTGTCGCGATGGAAGTCAGTTCGCACGCGCTGGACCAGGGCCGCGTGGACGCCGTGCATTTCGATGTCGGCGTGTTCACCAACCTCACCCGCGACCATCTGGACTACCACGGCGACATGGAGCGTTATGGCGCCGCCAAGTCGCTGCTGTTCTTCCGCACCGGCCTGAAGGCGGGCGTGATCAACCTCGACGATGCCTACGGCCGCGAGCTGTTCGCACGGCTCCCGCATGGCCTGCAGCGCATCGGCGTGAGCTCGCGCGGGCAGGCCGACGCCAGCGTGCGTGCGGACGCGCTGCGCCTGGACGGCAACGGCATCGCGTTCGACCTGGCACTCGGCGACGACGTCCAGCCGGTGCAGTCGCGCCTGCTGGGTCGCTTCAACGTGGACAACCTGCTGGCGGTGGCCGGCGCGCTGCATGCGCTGGGCGATACGCCGGCCGACATCGCGCGCACGCTGTCGCGGCTGGCGCCGATCCACGGCCGCATGAACCGGCTCGGCGGCGACAGCGATGCGGCCGGCAACCGCCGCCCGCTGGTCGTCATCGACTACGCGCACACGCCGGATGCGCTGGAACAGGCATTGGCCAGCCTGCGCGACCACGTGCAGGGCAGGCTGTTCTGCGTGTTCGGCTGCGGCGGCGACCGCGACACCGGCAAGCGGCCGCAGATGGCGGCCATCGCCGAGCGCCTGGCGGACGTGGTGCTGGTCACCGACGACAACCCGCGCACCGAGGACGGCGACCGCATCGTGGCCGACATCATGGCCGGCTTCGCGAAGCCGGACGCGATCCTCGTGCAGCGCGACCGTGCGCAGGCGATCGCCCAGGCGGTCGCGCAGGCCGGACCCGACGACATCGTGCTGGTGGCTGGCAAGGGCCACGAGCCCTACCAGGAAATCCACGGCGTGAAGCATCCGTTCGACGACACCGCCGTGGCCCGCCAGGCGCTGGAGGACCGTCGATGA
- the murF gene encoding UDP-N-acetylmuramoyl-tripeptide--D-alanyl-D-alanine ligase, whose translation MKRLPLSLLAHWAGGELIGDDLVIGSLTHDTRALVPGSLYLALRGERFDGHDFAYDAAMRGAAAVLVDHEVKVEVPQVVVPDTLLALARIAAGLQRDRVEKTVAITGSNGKTTVKTLVVAILQRAGVTYFNPGNRNNEIGLPMAVIEAPDDADFAVYEMGAGKPGDIAYLTDIVTPEVALVNNIAAAHLERLGSLMGVAETKGAIYEALPADGTAVINADDAFAEYFASRVADRRILRFGLEATADLTARDIRTTADGSDFVLVAPHGEIAVQLHLPGRHNVLNALAAAGIAMACGVSLAIIADGLSAAQPVAGRQVAHTLPNGAVVIDDSYNANPGSLIAAIDTLAAASAQAGGEGWLVLGDMRELGDDAEALHADAGRRAKAAGLRRLYTLGPLSAAAAAAFGEGAHAFDDHASLADTLRGGLRDGVRCLVKGSRGSAMDRIVAALLSTGEDTPHVA comes from the coding sequence ATGAAGCGGCTTCCCCTTTCCCTGCTGGCGCATTGGGCGGGCGGCGAACTGATCGGCGATGACCTGGTGATCGGCTCGCTGACCCACGACACCCGCGCGCTGGTGCCCGGCAGCTTGTATCTGGCTTTGCGTGGCGAGCGCTTCGATGGCCATGACTTCGCCTACGACGCCGCCATGCGCGGTGCCGCCGCCGTACTGGTGGATCATGAAGTGAAGGTCGAGGTGCCGCAGGTGGTGGTGCCGGACACGCTGCTGGCGCTGGCGCGCATCGCCGCCGGCCTGCAGCGCGATCGCGTGGAGAAGACGGTCGCGATCACCGGCAGCAACGGCAAGACCACGGTGAAGACGCTGGTGGTCGCCATCCTGCAGCGCGCCGGCGTCACCTACTTCAATCCCGGCAACCGCAACAACGAAATCGGCCTGCCGATGGCCGTGATCGAGGCGCCGGACGATGCCGATTTCGCGGTCTACGAGATGGGCGCGGGCAAGCCGGGCGACATCGCCTACCTGACCGACATCGTCACGCCGGAAGTCGCGCTGGTGAACAACATCGCCGCCGCGCATCTGGAACGGCTGGGCTCGCTGATGGGCGTGGCCGAGACCAAGGGCGCCATCTACGAGGCGTTGCCCGCCGACGGCACGGCGGTGATCAATGCGGACGACGCCTTCGCCGAGTATTTCGCCAGCCGCGTGGCCGACCGCCGCATCCTCCGCTTCGGCCTGGAGGCGACCGCCGACCTGACCGCGCGCGACATCCGCACGACGGCCGACGGTTCGGACTTCGTGCTGGTGGCGCCGCATGGCGAGATCGCGGTGCAGTTGCACCTGCCGGGCCGACACAACGTCCTCAATGCGCTGGCCGCTGCCGGCATCGCGATGGCCTGCGGTGTGTCGCTGGCGATCATCGCCGACGGTCTGTCGGCCGCGCAGCCGGTCGCCGGTCGCCAGGTCGCGCACACGCTGCCGAACGGCGCGGTGGTGATCGACGACAGTTACAACGCCAATCCGGGCTCGCTGATCGCGGCCATCGACACGCTGGCGGCTGCCAGCGCGCAGGCGGGCGGCGAGGGCTGGCTGGTGCTGGGCGACATGCGCGAACTGGGCGACGACGCCGAGGCGCTGCATGCCGACGCCGGTCGTCGCGCGAAGGCCGCCGGACTGCGCCGTCTGTACACGCTGGGCCCGCTCAGTGCCGCCGCCGCCGCCGCCTTCGGCGAGGGCGCGCACGCCTTCGACGACCACGCCTCGCTGGCCGACACGCTGCGCGGCGGACTGCGCGACGGCGTGCGCTGCCTGGTCAAGGGTTCGCGCGGCAGCGCGATGGACCGGATCGTCGCCGCCTTGCTGTCCACCGGGGAGGACACACCGCATGTTGCTTGA
- the mraY gene encoding phospho-N-acetylmuramoyl-pentapeptide-transferase — MLLELARWLQSLENFFGLFGYLTFRGILAALTSLALSLWLGPAVIRKLGQLKGGQPIRKDGPQSHFSKAGTPTMGGALILMTVLLSVLLWGDLRNKYVWVVLLVMLTFGAIGWYDDWIKIVKRDPNGLKSRWKYLLQSIFGLAAGLYLYLYADVPAATTFYVPFFKSIALPLAGIGFVAIAYFWIVGFSNAVNLTDGLDGLAIMPTVLVACALGVFAYASGNAVFSSYLQIPPVPGAGELTIICAAIAGAGLGFLWFNTYPAMVFMGDIGALALGAVLGTIAVIVRQELVLVIMGGIFVIETLSVMIQVASFKLTGKRVFRMAPIHHHFELKGWPEPRVIVRFWIISVVLVLVGLATLKVR, encoded by the coding sequence ATGTTGCTTGAACTGGCTCGCTGGCTGCAGAGCCTGGAAAACTTCTTCGGCCTGTTCGGCTATCTGACGTTCCGCGGCATCCTGGCCGCGCTGACGTCGCTGGCGCTCTCGCTGTGGCTGGGCCCGGCGGTGATCCGCAAGCTCGGCCAGCTCAAGGGTGGCCAGCCGATCCGCAAGGACGGTCCGCAGTCGCACTTCTCCAAGGCCGGCACGCCGACCATGGGCGGCGCACTGATCCTGATGACGGTGCTGCTGTCTGTGCTGCTGTGGGGCGACCTGCGCAACAAGTACGTGTGGGTGGTGCTGCTGGTGATGCTGACGTTCGGCGCCATCGGCTGGTACGACGACTGGATCAAGATCGTCAAGCGCGATCCCAATGGCCTGAAGTCGCGCTGGAAGTACCTGCTGCAGTCGATCTTCGGCCTGGCCGCCGGCCTGTACCTGTACCTGTACGCCGACGTGCCGGCGGCCACGACGTTCTACGTGCCGTTCTTCAAGTCGATCGCGCTGCCCCTGGCGGGCATCGGCTTCGTCGCCATCGCGTACTTCTGGATCGTGGGCTTTTCCAACGCGGTCAACCTGACCGACGGCCTGGACGGGCTGGCGATCATGCCGACGGTGCTGGTGGCCTGTGCGCTGGGCGTGTTCGCCTATGCCTCGGGCAATGCGGTGTTCTCCAGCTACCTGCAAATCCCGCCCGTGCCGGGGGCGGGCGAGCTGACCATCATCTGCGCGGCGATCGCCGGCGCGGGCCTGGGCTTCCTCTGGTTCAACACCTATCCGGCGATGGTGTTCATGGGCGACATCGGCGCGCTGGCGCTGGGCGCCGTACTGGGCACCATCGCGGTGATCGTGCGCCAGGAACTGGTGCTGGTGATCATGGGCGGCATCTTCGTCATCGAAACGCTGTCGGTGATGATCCAGGTGGCGTCGTTCAAGCTGACCGGCAAGCGCGTGTTCCGCATGGCGCCGATCCACCACCACTTCGAACTGAAGGGCTGGCCGGAGCCGCGGGTGATCGTGCGCTTCTGGATCATCTCCGTCGTGCTGGTCCTCGTCGGCCTGGCCACGTTGAAGGTGCGCTGA
- the ftsW gene encoding putative lipid II flippase FtsW: MNDTPRQATRLDAIGGRFDPWLLGAMLALASLGVVMVASASIYQHGNPFYYLVRHGMFLVAGAGLAWWVTRTELKSIEARNHLLLLGCVVLLLMVFVPGLGVSVKGAHRWINVGVSNFQVVEVVKVFFIVWLASYLVRFRDEVNATWAAMLKPLGVVVVLVVLLLLQPDFGSSSLLLAITAGMLVLGGVNMPRMFGPVLVGLPLLAIVAIAEPYRMRRLTSFSDPWADPFGSGYQLTNALMAIGRGEWAGIGLGGSVLKLNYLPEVHTDFIFSVIGEELGFVGICLVVALYALLVGRAFVIGLRCVEMRRHFAGYVAFGVALWIGMQSFVSMGVNLGLLPTKGLTLPLISSGGSSILMTCVAMGLLLRVSYELERTQRQVALRGEAVQGGNEAPRAPVDPRPTTPAPASVAASSLSQTLRGTRRPQPRVEPTFERLA; the protein is encoded by the coding sequence ATGAACGACACGCCGCGCCAGGCCACGCGACTGGACGCCATCGGGGGCCGTTTCGACCCCTGGCTGCTCGGCGCCATGCTGGCGCTGGCGTCGCTGGGCGTGGTGATGGTGGCGTCGGCGTCGATCTACCAGCACGGCAACCCGTTCTACTACCTGGTCCGCCACGGCATGTTCCTGGTGGCCGGCGCCGGACTGGCGTGGTGGGTGACGCGCACCGAACTGAAGAGCATCGAGGCGCGCAACCACCTGCTGCTGCTTGGCTGCGTGGTGTTGCTGCTGATGGTGTTCGTGCCCGGACTGGGCGTGAGCGTGAAGGGTGCGCACCGCTGGATCAACGTGGGCGTGTCGAACTTCCAGGTGGTCGAGGTGGTGAAGGTGTTCTTCATCGTCTGGCTCGCCAGCTACCTGGTGCGCTTCCGCGACGAGGTCAATGCGACCTGGGCCGCGATGCTGAAGCCGCTGGGCGTGGTGGTGGTGCTGGTCGTGCTGCTGCTGCTGCAGCCGGACTTCGGTTCGTCCTCGCTGCTGCTGGCGATTACCGCCGGCATGCTGGTGCTGGGCGGCGTCAACATGCCGCGCATGTTCGGGCCGGTGCTGGTCGGGTTGCCGCTGCTCGCCATCGTCGCCATCGCCGAGCCGTACCGCATGCGGCGCCTGACGTCGTTTTCGGACCCGTGGGCCGATCCGTTCGGCAGCGGCTACCAGCTGACCAACGCGCTGATGGCGATCGGTCGCGGCGAGTGGGCTGGCATCGGTCTGGGCGGCTCGGTGCTGAAGCTCAACTACCTGCCGGAAGTGCATACCGACTTCATCTTCTCGGTGATCGGCGAGGAACTCGGCTTTGTCGGCATCTGCCTGGTGGTGGCGCTGTATGCGCTGCTGGTCGGTCGCGCCTTCGTCATCGGCCTGCGCTGCGTGGAGATGCGCCGCCACTTCGCCGGCTATGTCGCCTTCGGCGTGGCGCTGTGGATCGGCATGCAGAGCTTCGTGTCGATGGGCGTGAACCTGGGCCTGCTGCCGACCAAGGGCCTGACCCTGCCGCTGATCTCCTCCGGCGGTTCGAGCATCCTGATGACCTGCGTGGCGATGGGCCTGCTGCTGCGCGTGTCGTACGAACTGGAGCGCACCCAGCGCCAGGTCGCATTGCGGGGCGAGGCCGTGCAGGGCGGCAACGAGGCGCCGCGTGCGCCGGTCGATCCGCGCCCGACGACGCCTGCGCCCGCATCGGTCGCGGCGTCATCGCTCTCGCAGACGCTGCGCGGCACCCGCCGCCCGCAGCCGCGCGTCGAGCCGACGTTCGAGAGGCTGGCATGA
- the murC gene encoding UDP-N-acetylmuramate--L-alanine ligase: MIAAARERRLQHTGNLAQAFRRVHFVGIGGSGMSGIAEVLCTLGYEVSGSDNADNAATRRLASLGARVMRGHNASNVLGTDCVVVSSAIKHDNPELMEARSQRIPIVPRAAMLAELMRFRRGIAVAGTHGKTTTTSLAAAVLSEGGLDPTFVIGGQLLAAGANAKLGDGQWLVAEADESDGSFLRLNPLISIVTNIDADHLENYGNDFERVKAAFAEFLQRLPFYGLAVLCIDDPEVAAIAADTPRHVMSYGFAENADVRAEEVTQEGGRMHFTLRLPEDASIRVSLALPGRHNVQNALAAAAVGWQLGVSPENIAAALEKFAGIGRRFNDLGEIATPQGARVQLVDDYGHHPRELAAVFAAARGGWPHKRLVVAFQPHRYSRTRDQFDAFAAVLSEADALVLSEVYPAGEQPIAGADSKSLARAIRARGRNEPVVVSQVSDLVDVLPAVLQDGDLLLLMGAGDIGHMSQHIAAHGFAAKDPA, encoded by the coding sequence ATGATCGCCGCCGCACGCGAGCGCCGCCTGCAGCACACCGGCAACCTGGCGCAGGCGTTCCGGCGGGTGCATTTCGTCGGTATCGGCGGCTCGGGCATGAGCGGCATCGCCGAGGTGCTGTGCACGCTGGGCTACGAAGTCTCCGGCTCGGACAACGCCGACAACGCCGCGACCCGCCGCCTGGCCTCGCTGGGTGCGCGCGTGATGCGTGGCCACAATGCGTCGAATGTGCTGGGCACCGACTGTGTCGTCGTCTCCAGCGCGATCAAGCACGACAACCCGGAACTGATGGAAGCGCGCAGCCAGCGCATCCCCATCGTGCCGCGCGCGGCGATGCTGGCCGAACTGATGCGCTTCCGTCGCGGCATCGCCGTGGCCGGCACGCATGGCAAGACCACCACCACCAGCCTGGCTGCGGCCGTGCTGAGCGAGGGCGGGCTGGACCCGACCTTCGTCATCGGCGGGCAACTGCTCGCCGCCGGTGCCAACGCCAAGCTCGGCGACGGCCAGTGGCTGGTCGCCGAGGCCGACGAGAGCGACGGCAGCTTCCTGCGCCTGAATCCACTGATCTCCATCGTCACCAACATCGATGCCGATCATCTGGAAAACTACGGCAACGACTTCGAGCGCGTGAAGGCGGCCTTCGCCGAGTTCCTGCAACGCCTGCCGTTCTACGGCCTGGCGGTGCTGTGCATCGACGATCCGGAAGTCGCCGCGATCGCCGCGGACACCCCGCGCCACGTGATGAGCTACGGCTTCGCCGAGAACGCCGACGTGCGCGCCGAAGAGGTGACGCAGGAAGGCGGTCGCATGCACTTCACCCTGCGCCTGCCGGAAGACGCCAGCATCCGCGTCAGCCTCGCGCTGCCGGGCCGCCACAACGTGCAGAACGCGCTGGCCGCTGCCGCGGTGGGCTGGCAGTTGGGCGTGTCGCCGGAGAATATTGCGGCCGCGCTGGAAAAGTTCGCCGGCATCGGCCGCCGCTTCAATGACCTCGGCGAGATCGCCACGCCGCAGGGCGCCCGCGTGCAACTGGTCGACGACTATGGCCATCACCCGAGGGAGCTGGCCGCGGTGTTCGCCGCCGCGCGCGGCGGCTGGCCGCACAAGCGCCTAGTGGTCGCGTTCCAGCCGCACCGTTACAGCCGCACGCGAGACCAGTTCGATGCCTTCGCCGCCGTGTTGTCGGAAGCCGATGCGCTGGTGCTGAGCGAGGTGTATCCGGCCGGCGAGCAGCCGATCGCCGGCGCGGATTCCAAATCGCTGGCGCGTGCCATCCGTGCGCGCGGCCGCAACGAGCCGGTGGTCGTCAGCCAGGTCAGCGACCTGGTCGACGTGCTGCCCGCCGTCCTGCAGGACGGCGATCTGCTGCTGCTGATGGGCGCCGGCGACATCGGCCACATGTCGCAGCACATCGCAGCGCACGGCTTCGCCGCGAAGGATCCCGCATGA
- a CDS encoding D-alanine--D-alanine ligase: MSALTVPPLRIADASRFGRVAVLLGGVSSEREVSLNSGQNVLDALLARGVQAFAVDGVPALVEAIRAGKVDRVFNIMHGGDGENGVLQGLLQSLGVPYTGPGVLGSALTMDKIRTKQVWQAAGLPTASFVRIATGGDLVAAVRTLGFPVFVKPSAEGSSVGVFQIQGEDDLAPAVAFASTYPGELLAEQMLTGGEFTVAILGDLALPSVRIVPAQGWYDYHAKYIAEDTQYLCPGLDDAGDEAQIRALALDGFRAAGCSGWGRVDVMRHADGRFLLMEVNTAPGMTSHSLVPKEAAQVGIGFEELCWRILEQTLPEVAG, from the coding sequence ATGAGCGCGCTGACCGTGCCGCCGCTGCGCATCGCCGACGCATCACGTTTCGGCCGCGTCGCCGTGCTGCTGGGCGGGGTGTCCAGCGAGCGCGAGGTGTCGCTGAACTCCGGGCAGAACGTGCTCGACGCGCTGCTCGCGCGCGGCGTGCAGGCGTTCGCCGTGGACGGCGTGCCGGCGCTGGTCGAGGCGATCCGCGCCGGCAAGGTCGACCGCGTGTTCAACATCATGCACGGCGGCGATGGCGAGAATGGCGTGCTGCAGGGCCTGCTGCAGTCGCTGGGCGTGCCTTATACCGGCCCGGGTGTGCTCGGTTCGGCGTTGACCATGGACAAGATCCGCACCAAGCAGGTGTGGCAGGCCGCGGGTTTGCCGACGGCGAGCTTCGTGCGCATTGCCACCGGTGGCGATCTGGTCGCGGCGGTGCGCACGCTGGGCTTCCCGGTGTTCGTCAAACCGTCGGCCGAAGGCTCCAGCGTCGGTGTGTTCCAGATCCAGGGCGAGGACGACCTCGCGCCCGCGGTCGCGTTCGCCTCGACGTATCCCGGCGAGCTGCTGGCCGAGCAGATGCTCACCGGCGGCGAGTTCACTGTCGCCATCCTCGGTGACCTCGCGCTGCCGTCGGTGCGCATCGTGCCGGCGCAGGGCTGGTACGACTACCACGCCAAGTACATCGCCGAGGACACGCAGTACCTGTGCCCCGGCCTGGACGATGCCGGCGATGAAGCGCAGATCCGCGCGCTGGCGCTGGACGGATTCCGTGCGGCTGGCTGCAGCGGGTGGGGCCGCGTCGACGTGATGCGCCATGCCGATGGCCGCTTCCTGCTGATGGAAGTCAACACCGCGCCGGGCATGACCAGCCACTCGCTGGTGCCGAAGGAAGCGGCGCAGGTCGGCATCGGCTTCGAGGAGCTGTGCTGGCGCATCCTTGAGCAGACGCTACCGGAGGTGGCGGGCTGA
- a CDS encoding cell division protein FtsQ/DivIB, with protein sequence MNAALRILTWLIALALVALPVVAVVNGWIGADRWPLTRLRVQGELSRVDPAQLQATVLPYARRGFFAVRLEDAKHAVEQLPWVERADVRKRWPDVLEVRITEHKPFARWGNDKLLSEHGRLFPMPKELTGLELPQLGGPDSQVQEVTALYNESRQLFAPMGLDVTTLVMDARGSWSLLLGNGTQVVVGRTDARPRLGRFARMLPQLLTAAQAQPLVRADLRYTNGFALSWGDAPKAPPPAATPTPLPAPIAVAGRLLQGTT encoded by the coding sequence ATGAACGCCGCCCTGCGCATCCTGACCTGGCTGATCGCGCTGGCGCTGGTGGCGCTGCCGGTCGTGGCCGTGGTCAACGGCTGGATCGGCGCCGATCGCTGGCCGCTGACCCGCCTGCGTGTGCAAGGCGAATTGAGCCGCGTGGATCCGGCGCAGCTGCAGGCCACCGTGCTGCCCTACGCGCGACGGGGCTTTTTCGCGGTGCGGCTGGAAGACGCCAAGCATGCGGTCGAGCAACTGCCGTGGGTGGAGCGCGCCGACGTGCGCAAGCGCTGGCCGGACGTGCTGGAAGTACGCATCACCGAGCACAAGCCGTTCGCGCGCTGGGGCAACGACAAGCTGCTGTCCGAACACGGTCGCCTGTTCCCGATGCCGAAGGAGCTGACCGGGCTGGAGCTGCCGCAGCTCGGTGGCCCGGATTCGCAGGTGCAGGAAGTGACCGCGCTGTACAACGAGTCGCGCCAGCTGTTCGCGCCGATGGGCCTGGACGTGACCACGCTGGTGATGGACGCGCGCGGCAGCTGGTCGCTGCTGCTGGGCAACGGCACGCAGGTCGTCGTCGGCCGCACCGACGCGCGTCCGCGGCTGGGCCGTTTCGCGCGGATGCTGCCGCAGCTGCTGACGGCCGCCCAGGCACAGCCGCTGGTGCGCGCCGACCTGCGCTACACCAACGGCTTCGCGCTCAGCTGGGGCGACGCACCCAAGGCGCCGCCGCCGGCTGCCACACCGACTCCATTGCCTGCGCCGATCGCGGTCGCAGGTCGTCTTCTGCAGGGCACTACATGA
- the ftsA gene encoding cell division protein FtsA, whose product MNRKGDKSLIVGLDIGTSKVTALVGEYAPGNPIEVIGIGSHESRGLKRGVVVDIESTVQSIQRAIEEAELMAGCEIRSVYASISGNHVQCRNSPGIVPIRDGEVTWGDLDRVLEAAKAVAIPADQKILHAIPREYKLDNSQEGIRNPVGMTGVRLEVDAHLVFCAQSAAANISKCVQRCGLQIDDLIFSSLASSVAVLTSDERELGVVLVDMGAGTTDLAVFVQGAICHTASLPIAGDQVTNDIAHMLRTPTPEAEQIKVRYACALAQLATAEESIQVPSVGDRPPRRLPRHALAQAVQQRYEEIFEMVQAELRRSGFEERVRAGMVLTGGAAKMEGVVELAEEMLQMPVRVGIPQHVTGLGEVVGNPVHATGVGLLLMGSQIEHPRRPSLPTGKAGSWFKKLQNWYRGEF is encoded by the coding sequence ATGAATCGCAAGGGTGACAAATCGCTGATCGTCGGGCTGGACATCGGCACCTCCAAGGTGACGGCGCTGGTCGGCGAGTACGCACCGGGCAATCCGATCGAGGTGATCGGCATCGGCTCGCACGAATCGCGCGGCCTCAAGCGCGGCGTCGTGGTGGACATCGAGTCCACCGTGCAGTCGATCCAGCGCGCGATCGAGGAAGCCGAGCTGATGGCCGGCTGCGAGATCCGCTCGGTCTACGCCTCGATCTCCGGCAACCACGTGCAGTGCCGCAACTCGCCGGGCATCGTGCCGATCCGCGACGGCGAAGTGACCTGGGGCGACCTGGACCGCGTGCTGGAAGCGGCCAAGGCCGTCGCCATCCCGGCCGACCAGAAGATCCTCCACGCCATCCCGCGCGAGTACAAGCTGGACAACTCGCAGGAAGGCATCCGCAACCCGGTCGGCATGACCGGCGTGCGCCTGGAAGTGGATGCGCACCTGGTGTTCTGCGCGCAGTCCGCCGCCGCCAACATCAGCAAGTGCGTGCAGCGCTGCGGCCTGCAGATCGACGACCTGATCTTCTCCTCGCTGGCCTCCAGCGTCGCCGTGCTGACCAGCGACGAGCGCGAGCTCGGCGTGGTGCTGGTCGACATGGGTGCGGGCACCACCGACCTGGCGGTGTTCGTGCAGGGCGCGATCTGCCACACCGCGTCGCTGCCGATCGCCGGCGACCAGGTGACCAACGACATCGCGCACATGCTGCGCACGCCTACGCCGGAAGCCGAGCAGATCAAAGTGCGCTACGCCTGCGCGCTGGCCCAGCTGGCCACGGCGGAAGAAAGCATCCAGGTGCCCAGCGTCGGCGACCGCCCACCGCGCCGCCTGCCGCGCCACGCGCTGGCGCAGGCCGTGCAGCAGCGCTACGAGGAGATCTTCGAGATGGTGCAGGCCGAACTGCGCCGCTCAGGTTTCGAAGAGCGCGTGCGCGCCGGCATGGTGCTGACCGGCGGCGCCGCGAAGATGGAAGGCGTGGTCGAACTGGCCGAAGAGATGCTGCAGATGCCCGTGCGCGTCGGTATCCCGCAGCACGTCACCGGCCTGGGCGAAGTGGTCGGCAACCCGGTGCACGCCACCGGCGTCGGCCTGCTGCTGATGGGCAGCCAGATCGAACATCCCCGGCGTCCGTCGCTGCCCACGGGCAAGGCGGGCAGCTGGTTCAAGAAACTGCAGAACTGGTACAGGGGCGAGTTCTGA